A window of the Lactuca sativa cultivar Salinas chromosome 7, Lsat_Salinas_v11, whole genome shotgun sequence genome harbors these coding sequences:
- the LOC111895069 gene encoding auxin-responsive protein SAUR78, with the protein MKKINVILRKCKTLSKQIGRSSSFSSLGSNSKSASARHHHDRAAGDGIVWNTNAISVYGYGGDGDSNVSGGEEEPHEIVFVGSSRKRYVISSKYLSHPLVNALIEKSKPVSDDDDDVSVINCEVVLFDHLLWMLENADFNVTSECLDELADLYSS; encoded by the coding sequence ATGAAGAAGATCAATGTGATTCTAAGGAAGTGCAAGACGTTATCGAAACAAATAGGGAGAAGTTCGTCGTTCAGCAGTTTGGGATCTAACTCTAAGTCTGCTAGTGCTAGACATCATCACGACAGAGCCGCCGGAGATGGCATAGTCTGGAATACGAATGCTATCTCCGTCTACGGCTACGGCGGCGACGGCGACAGCAATGTCAGCGGTGGCGAAGAAGAGCCTCATGAAATAGTATTCGTCGGAAGCTCGAGGAAACGGTACGTTATTAGTTCTAAGTATTTGAGTCATCCACTCGTTAATGCTCTCATCGAGAAATCGAAGCCAGTTAGTGACGACGATGATGATGTATCGGTGATCAATTGTGAAGTTGTACTTTTTGATCATCTGTTATGGATGCTTGAGAACGCTGATTTTAATGTCACATCGGAATGTTTGGATGAGTTAGCTGATCTATACTCGTCTTGA